One genomic segment of Hordeum vulgare subsp. vulgare chromosome 2H, MorexV3_pseudomolecules_assembly, whole genome shotgun sequence includes these proteins:
- the LOC123425125 gene encoding TPD1 protein homolog 1A-like: MTASFSPAWALVVLLAAVGSVSLASASASVADAAVGADVPHRVSLGCAGAADIAIEQGPGTTLPSGIPSYTVDIINRCSGAGRRADCAISGIHVRCGWFSSVTLVEPTKFRRVAPDDCLVNDGKPLLADDTISFEYANSFAYKLSVAKASCVHPAADTSD; this comes from the exons ATGACGGCGTCTTTCTCGCCGGCGTGGGCTCTTGTCGTACTGCTCGCCGCAGTCGGCTCCGTCTCCCTCgcatccgcctccgcctccgtcgCCGACGCAG CCGTGGGCGCCGACGTGCCGCACCGGGTGAGCCTCGGCTGCGCCGGCGCggccgacatcgccatcgagcagGGCCCGGGGACGACGCTGCCCAGCGGGATCCCGTCCTACACGGTGGACATAATCAACCGCTGCTCCGGCGCCGGGCGCCGCGCCGACTGCGCCATCTCTGGCATCCACGTGCGCTGCGGCTGGTTCAGCTCCGTCACCCTCGTCGAGCCGACCAAGTTCCGGCGGGTGGCGCCCGACGACTGCCTCGTCAACGACGGCAAGCCGCTCTTGGCCGACGACACCATCTCCTTCGAGTACGCCAATTCCTTCGCCTACAAGCTCTCCGTCGCCAAGGCCAGCTGCGTCCACCCGGCCGCCGACACCTCCGACTAG
- the LOC123425124 gene encoding uncharacterized protein LOC123425124: MAKGKVKVDGDEKQRTISWADDQTKFMLDWCIEYMKEQHAGFRFRKHHLMKCADALNRKFAMGVKLSQVDRHFRHYKENWKYIAAAISKSGNVFDAIRCVVTISESEKSCLNDRARRLLSKPIKFYYEMQELFTGTSADGSLAMDQHTCTIDSDDLDSDEGLYDLNSYPQYEGPLEEDSGTLPTTYVPKRPPIPVGGDNSSSSTSRVGTKRPRGSRSPKKPSKTKSRFVESAEEINSTLRSLQQSLIAAAPPQMPQVVDPYASLWQRLEVLPITTDQRIAVGVHLSSKDNEEMGRGLTGVYMLLMQPPYTERTFFVQYITRYEFGNHRASTKVEKQLIVSAYHQDIR; encoded by the exons ATGGCTAAGGGAAAGGTGAAGGTTGATGGTGATGAGAAACAGAGGACTATTTCTTGGGCTGATGATCAGACCAAGTTTATGTTAGATTGGTGCATTGAATACATGAAGGAACAACATGCAGGATTTAGGTTCAGGAAGCATCATCTTATGAAGTGTGCTGATGCTTTAAATAGAAAATTTGCTATGGGGGTGAAACTTTCTCAAGTTGATCGTCACTTCAGGCACTACAAAGAAAATTGGAAGTACATTGCCGCAGCAATCAGCAAGAGTGGCAATGTTTTTGATGCTATTAGATGTGTGGTAACCATTTCCGAGTCAGAAAAGTCTTGCCTCAAT GATAGAGCAAGGCGCTTGCTTTCCAAGCCTATCAAGTTTTACTATGAGATGCAGGAGTTATTCACAGGCACTAGTGCTGATGGTTCTTTGGCCATGGACCAGCATACATGCACAATTGATTCTGATGACTTGGACAGTGATGAAGGGTTGTATGACCTTAACAGCTATCCACAATATGAGGGGCCACTTGAGGAGGATTCTGGTACTTTGCCAACAACATATGTTCCTAAAAGGCCTCCAATTCCTGTAGGTGGTGATAATTCCTCATCTAGCACTAGTCGTGTTGGTACGAAGCGCCCAAGAGGTAGCAGGTCACCTAAGAAGCCATCAAAAACCAAGAGTCGTTTCGTGGAGTCCGCTGAGGAAATCAACTCCACATTGAGGTCACTCCAGCAATCACTTATTGCCGCTGCTCCTCCCCAAATGCCCCAAGTTGTTGACCCTTATGCTAGTTTATGGCAGAGGTTGGAGGTACTCCCAATTACCACTGATCAGAGAATTGCTGTTGGTGTGCACTTATCTTCCAAGGACAATGAAG AGATGGGCCGTGGCCTCACGGGTGTATACATGTTGCTCATGCAACCACCGTATACTGAACGTACATTCTTTGTCCAGTATATCACGAGG TATGAATTTGGGAATCATAGAGCTTCGACCAAGGTGGAGAAACAACTGATCGTGTCCGCGTATCACCAAGACATCCGTTAG